A window of Pseudomonas guangdongensis contains these coding sequences:
- a CDS encoding NAD(P)H-dependent flavin oxidoreductase codes for MNHSQDIRRLLGIRHPIVQAPMVGVSTPQLAAAVSNAGALGSIGLGASSAAQAQESIRATRALTAAPFNANLFCHCPALADAAREAAWLAHLAPVFGEFGAQPPAALSEAYRSFLASEDTLEVLLRERPAVVSFHFGLPPAEWIRALKSAGMVTLACVTSLEEAALAEQAEVDALVAQGAEAGGHRGVFEPEGDLLLGTFALVRLLAGATRLPLIAAGGIMDGAGIAAALRLGAAAVQMGTAFVLCPESSANAQYRAALGSERARHTRISAAISGRPARGMVNRLFDVLDAKGAPTLPDYPIAYEAAKALVAAAGARGCHDFAVQWAGQGAPLARAMPAGELVETLVRELGEACPQPTYSAP; via the coding sequence ATGAACCACTCTCAAGACATCCGCCGCCTGCTGGGCATCCGCCATCCCATCGTCCAGGCGCCTATGGTCGGGGTGTCCACGCCGCAACTGGCCGCCGCGGTGTCCAATGCCGGGGCGCTGGGCTCCATCGGTCTCGGCGCCAGCAGCGCGGCGCAGGCGCAGGAGTCGATCCGCGCCACCCGCGCGCTCACCGCCGCGCCGTTCAACGCCAACCTGTTCTGCCATTGCCCGGCGCTGGCCGATGCGGCGCGCGAGGCGGCCTGGCTGGCGCATCTGGCGCCGGTGTTCGGCGAGTTCGGCGCGCAGCCGCCGGCGGCGCTGAGCGAGGCCTACCGCAGTTTCCTGGCCAGCGAGGACACCCTGGAGGTGCTGCTGCGCGAGCGGCCGGCGGTGGTCAGCTTCCATTTCGGCCTGCCGCCGGCCGAGTGGATTCGCGCCCTCAAGAGCGCCGGGATGGTCACTCTGGCCTGCGTCACCAGCCTGGAGGAAGCGGCGCTGGCCGAGCAGGCGGAAGTCGATGCGCTGGTGGCCCAGGGCGCCGAGGCCGGCGGGCATCGCGGGGTGTTCGAGCCCGAGGGCGACCTGCTGCTCGGCACCTTCGCGCTGGTCCGGCTGCTGGCGGGCGCCACCCGTCTGCCGCTGATCGCCGCCGGCGGGATCATGGACGGCGCGGGCATCGCCGCCGCCCTGCGCCTGGGCGCGGCGGCGGTGCAGATGGGCACCGCCTTCGTCCTCTGCCCGGAATCCTCGGCCAACGCCCAGTACCGGGCGGCGCTGGGCAGCGAGCGGGCGCGCCACACGCGGATCAGCGCGGCGATCTCCGGGCGCCCGGCGCGAGGGATGGTCAACCGGCTGTTCGACGTGCTGGACGCCAAGGGCGCCCCCACCCTGCCCGACTACCCCATCGCCTACGAGGCCGCCAAAGCGCTGGTCGCCGCCGCCGGCGCCCGGGGCTGCCACGACTTCGCCGTGCAGTGGGCTGGCCAGGGCGCGCCGCTGGCGCGGGCCATGCCGGCGGGCGAGCTGGTCGAGACACTGGTGCGCGAGCTTGGGGAGGCATGCCCTCAGCCAACCTATTCCGCCCCCTAG
- a CDS encoding zeta toxin family protein, whose amino-acid sequence MSIPRLRVFAGPNGSGKSTMKSAIPAHLIGIYINPDEIEKAARESNRLDFADFQLHVEGEEVLEFLRQHRLIDAARLGEEVSRIGFSHNGLDLRAVAMNSYFASVFADYIRHKLLEARLSFTFETVMSSDDKVAFMRKASALGYRTYLYFVATEDPEININRVRNRVAAGGHPVPTEKIVQRYGRCLGLLPSAVAASNRAYIFDNSGADLLLLAEVTDGTDLEFKVEEIPDWFMSAYVEKVQ is encoded by the coding sequence ATGAGCATTCCCCGGCTGAGGGTCTTCGCCGGTCCCAACGGCTCCGGCAAGAGCACCATGAAAAGCGCTATTCCCGCTCATCTGATCGGCATTTACATCAATCCCGATGAAATCGAAAAAGCCGCGCGGGAGAGCAACCGCCTGGATTTCGCCGACTTCCAGCTGCATGTCGAAGGCGAGGAAGTCCTCGAGTTCCTGCGCCAGCACCGGCTGATCGACGCTGCCCGGCTGGGAGAGGAAGTCTCCCGCATAGGCTTCAGCCACAACGGGCTGGACCTTCGAGCGGTAGCGATGAACTCCTACTTCGCATCGGTGTTCGCCGACTACATCCGCCACAAGCTGCTTGAAGCCCGGTTGTCCTTCACCTTCGAGACGGTCATGTCCAGCGACGACAAAGTGGCATTCATGCGCAAAGCCAGCGCGCTCGGCTACCGCACCTACCTGTATTTCGTCGCGACCGAAGACCCTGAAATCAACATCAACAGGGTCAGGAACCGGGTCGCAGCTGGCGGACACCCGGTTCCGACCGAAAAGATCGTCCAGCGCTATGGGCGCTGCCTTGGTCTTTTGCCATCGGCCGTTGCGGCATCGAACCGGGCCTACATCTTCGACAACTCCGGCGCCGACCTGCTCCTGCTCGCCGAAGTCACCGATGGTACCGACCTTGAATTCAAGGTTGAGGAAATCCCCGACTGGTTCATGAGCGCCTATGTCGAGAAGGTGCAATAG
- a CDS encoding vWA domain-containing protein, with protein sequence MSAAPALWLIVVDASASTRRHGALRRAKGLLAELLDQACRRRVALALLQADGAKPRWFCQGQRAPQAARHWLQQLGAGGGTPLPAALAEAGEWLARRQRRHPGERQQLWLLTDGRLRELPALAPAACPALLIDIESGPLRLGRARALAAALGAEYRHIDEIPLA encoded by the coding sequence GTGAGTGCTGCGCCAGCGCTATGGCTGATCGTCGTCGACGCCTCGGCCTCGACCCGCCGCCACGGCGCCCTGCGCCGCGCCAAGGGCCTGCTCGCCGAACTGCTCGACCAGGCGTGCCGCCGCCGCGTGGCACTGGCCCTGCTGCAGGCGGACGGCGCAAAACCGCGCTGGTTCTGCCAGGGCCAGCGTGCCCCGCAGGCCGCGCGGCACTGGCTGCAGCAGCTCGGCGCCGGCGGCGGCACGCCATTGCCCGCCGCGCTGGCCGAGGCCGGCGAATGGCTGGCGCGCCGGCAACGCCGCCATCCCGGCGAGCGCCAGCAGCTCTGGCTGCTCACCGACGGCCGCCTGCGCGAGCTGCCGGCGCTGGCGCCCGCCGCCTGCCCGGCGCTGCTGATCGACATCGAGAGCGGCCCGCTGCGCCTCGGGCGGGCGAGGGCGCTGGCGGCGGCATTGGGCGCCGAATACCGGCATATCGACGAGATCCCGCTGGCATGA
- a CDS encoding type II toxin-antitoxin system HipA family toxin, with the protein METLTLQVHLDGQWHDAMRLCFDAPADGLRSRCSARYEADYLVAHLDDLGTPKAPAVSAALPLGWDDYRGIAPAFLHDIIPAGAARRLILARMALPLDAPEEFFLLQRCTLAPVGNLRVKESVAAPCVAAGFPREEVIRRDIRFLDYAYERGAAIGGATGAGGEAPKLLLAEDAAGDLHPDASLPDAEVRRHWFVKFPRNGATATDRDILRSEYCYYHALNRLGIETIAAEGLAFEEAEKPSLWMQRFDRRIGPHGVERIAVESAYSLCGVTRPGSRLEHVEVVARLAQTWNAVGQGAEIPALIAEYLRRDLLNQILGNTDNHGRNFAILRSRERIDLAPIYDLAPMAMDPEGVVRTTRWPDGIERLEGTDWRAACHALARWADPEVSFERLRADARQLLALPDLLHELGLPEATWQAPTIPLDRLETTLRRWGLL; encoded by the coding sequence ATGGAAACCCTCACCCTTCAGGTCCATCTCGACGGTCAATGGCACGATGCGATGCGGCTGTGCTTCGACGCGCCCGCCGACGGGTTGCGCAGCCGCTGCAGCGCCCGCTACGAGGCCGACTATCTGGTCGCCCACCTCGACGACCTGGGCACGCCGAAAGCCCCGGCGGTGAGCGCCGCCTTGCCCCTGGGCTGGGACGACTACCGCGGCATCGCGCCGGCCTTCCTGCACGACATCATCCCCGCCGGCGCCGCGCGGCGGCTCATCCTCGCGCGGATGGCGCTGCCCCTCGATGCGCCGGAAGAGTTCTTCCTGCTGCAGCGCTGCACCCTGGCGCCGGTCGGCAACCTGCGGGTCAAGGAGTCCGTCGCCGCCCCCTGCGTAGCGGCCGGCTTCCCCCGCGAGGAAGTGATCCGCCGCGACATCCGCTTCCTCGATTACGCCTACGAGCGCGGCGCGGCCATCGGCGGCGCCACGGGAGCGGGCGGCGAGGCGCCCAAGCTGCTGCTGGCCGAGGATGCCGCCGGCGACCTCCACCCGGACGCCAGCCTGCCCGACGCTGAGGTGCGCCGGCACTGGTTCGTCAAGTTCCCGCGCAACGGCGCGACGGCCACCGACCGGGACATACTGCGCAGCGAATACTGCTACTACCATGCGCTCAACCGTCTGGGCATCGAGACGATTGCCGCCGAAGGGCTGGCCTTCGAGGAGGCAGAAAAGCCCAGCCTGTGGATGCAGCGCTTCGACCGCCGGATCGGCCCGCACGGGGTCGAGCGCATCGCCGTCGAATCCGCCTACTCGCTGTGCGGCGTGACCCGGCCGGGCAGCCGCCTGGAGCATGTCGAGGTGGTCGCCCGCCTGGCGCAGACCTGGAACGCCGTCGGGCAGGGCGCGGAGATTCCCGCCCTGATCGCCGAATACCTGCGCCGCGACCTGCTCAACCAGATACTCGGCAACACCGACAATCACGGGCGCAACTTCGCCATCCTGCGCAGCCGTGAGCGCATCGACCTGGCGCCGATCTACGACCTGGCGCCGATGGCCATGGACCCCGAAGGCGTGGTGCGCACGACCCGCTGGCCCGACGGCATCGAACGCCTGGAGGGCACCGACTGGCGCGCCGCCTGCCACGCCCTGGCGCGCTGGGCCGACCCCGAAGTCTCGTTCGAGCGCCTGCGCGCCGATGCCCGCCAGCTGCTGGCCCTGCCGGACCTGCTGCACGAACTGGGCCTGCCCGAGGCGACCTGGCAGGCACCGACCATCCCGCTCGACCGCCTGGAAACCACCCTGCGCCGCTGGGGGCTGCTATGA
- a CDS encoding cobalt-precorrin-5B (C(1))-methyltransferase — protein MREETPEQPRPLRTGLTTGSCATATSLAAARLLLGGEACDAVEIVLPKGQRVSMRLEFCRPCAGGAEAGTLKDGGDDPDATHGALISARVALDPRPGVRFHAGPGVGTVTRPGLVLAVGEPAINPVPRQMMTEHLSALAAERGYAGGFEVTVCVANGAEIALKTMNPRLGILGGISILGTTGIVRPFSCSAYIASIHQAIDVARANGLQHLAACTGNASEDAMRGHYGLDDSALIEMGDFAGAVLKHLRRAPVARLTLCGGFGKISKLAAGHLDLHSRRSSIDLPQLADWAAELGADGALQDAMRAANTSQQALALAAAAGIALGDAVCAHALAFARSIVPAEVRLEVFAIDRQGRFVGRALESAS, from the coding sequence ATGCGTGAGGAAACCCCGGAACAGCCGCGCCCTCTGCGCACCGGCCTGACCACCGGCAGCTGCGCCACCGCCACCAGCCTGGCCGCCGCGCGCCTGCTGCTGGGCGGCGAAGCCTGCGACGCGGTGGAGATCGTCCTGCCCAAGGGCCAGCGGGTCAGCATGCGCCTGGAGTTCTGCCGGCCGTGCGCCGGCGGCGCCGAGGCCGGCACGCTCAAGGACGGCGGCGACGACCCGGACGCCACCCACGGCGCGCTGATCAGCGCCCGCGTGGCGCTCGATCCGCGTCCTGGCGTGCGCTTCCACGCCGGCCCCGGCGTCGGCACCGTCACCCGCCCCGGACTGGTGCTGGCGGTCGGCGAGCCGGCGATCAACCCGGTGCCGCGACAGATGATGACCGAACACCTGAGCGCGCTGGCCGCCGAGCGCGGCTATGCCGGCGGCTTCGAGGTCACCGTCTGCGTGGCGAACGGCGCGGAAATCGCGCTGAAGACCATGAATCCACGGCTGGGCATCCTCGGCGGCATCTCCATCCTCGGCACCACCGGCATCGTCCGCCCGTTCTCCTGCTCGGCCTACATCGCCTCCATCCACCAGGCCATAGACGTGGCCCGCGCCAACGGCCTGCAGCATCTGGCTGCCTGCACCGGCAACGCCAGCGAGGACGCCATGCGCGGCCACTACGGCCTCGACGACAGCGCGCTGATCGAGATGGGCGACTTCGCCGGCGCGGTGCTCAAGCACCTGCGCCGCGCCCCGGTGGCGCGCCTGACCCTGTGCGGCGGCTTCGGCAAGATCAGCAAGCTGGCCGCCGGGCACCTCGACCTGCACAGCCGCCGCTCCAGCATCGACCTGCCGCAACTGGCCGACTGGGCCGCCGAACTGGGCGCCGACGGCGCGCTGCAAGACGCCATGCGCGCCGCCAACACCAGCCAGCAGGCACTCGCCCTGGCCGCTGCCGCCGGCATCGCCCTGGGCGATGCGGTGTGCGCCCACGCGCTGGCCTTCGCCCGCTCGATAGTCCCGGCCGAGGTGCGCCTGGAAGTCTTCGCCATCGACCGCCAGGGCCGCTTCGTCGGCCGGGCGCTGGAGTCCGCATCGTGA
- a CDS encoding helix-turn-helix domain-containing protein → MKKPPEDRGAVLDDIRQQLADGTLSFGGAIRQLRLRVTGLNQTDFARMCKLSLRTLRQLEQDAGNPTVATLDSVFRLFGMRVGVVVGRPRDA, encoded by the coding sequence ATGAAGAAACCGCCGGAAGACCGCGGCGCGGTACTCGACGACATCCGCCAGCAACTGGCCGACGGCACCCTGAGCTTCGGCGGCGCCATCCGCCAACTGCGCCTGCGCGTCACCGGCCTGAACCAGACCGACTTCGCGCGCATGTGCAAGCTGTCGCTGCGCACCCTGCGCCAGCTCGAACAGGATGCCGGCAACCCCACGGTGGCGACGCTGGACAGCGTGTTCAGGCTGTTCGGGATGCGGGTGGGGGTTGTGGTGGGGCGGCCGAGGGACGCGTAG
- a CDS encoding ATP-binding protein, giving the protein MHEPVNFPLAAVVGADALKLALCLAAVDPAIGGVLIEGPRGMAKSTLARGVAELLEAGQLVTLPLGATEERIVGTLDLDAALGEGRARFAPGLLARAHGGVLYVDEVNLLADHLVDLLLDVAASGVNHVERDGISHRHAARFVLIGTMNPEEGELRPQLLDRFGLAVSLGGTPLPAERTEIVRRRLDFDRDPETFRARWQAAQDALQARCRQARKSLEAIPLDDAALEAIAARCYAAGIDGLRGDLVWLRAARAHAAWRGAAAIAPEDIDTVQDFVLRHRHPHGPAAAPPPQSNDSAAAPQNDAGGQSGERDPGEGQWGELPAQPVAIGERRAPPRWPKKP; this is encoded by the coding sequence ATGCATGAACCCGTGAACTTCCCGCTGGCCGCGGTGGTCGGTGCCGACGCGCTGAAGCTGGCGCTGTGCCTGGCGGCGGTCGATCCGGCCATCGGCGGCGTGCTGATCGAAGGCCCGCGCGGCATGGCCAAGTCGACCCTGGCGCGCGGCGTGGCCGAGCTGCTGGAGGCCGGCCAGCTGGTCACCCTGCCGCTGGGCGCCACCGAGGAACGCATCGTCGGCACCCTCGATCTGGACGCCGCACTCGGCGAGGGTCGCGCGCGCTTCGCGCCGGGCCTCTTGGCGCGCGCCCATGGCGGCGTGCTCTACGTCGACGAGGTCAACCTGCTGGCCGACCATCTGGTCGACCTGCTGCTCGACGTGGCGGCCAGCGGGGTCAACCACGTCGAGCGCGATGGCATCTCGCACCGCCACGCCGCGCGCTTCGTGCTGATCGGCACCATGAACCCGGAGGAGGGCGAGCTGCGCCCGCAGCTGCTCGACCGCTTCGGCCTCGCCGTCAGCCTTGGCGGCACACCGCTGCCGGCCGAGCGCACCGAGATCGTCCGCCGCCGCCTGGACTTCGACCGCGACCCCGAGACTTTCCGCGCCCGCTGGCAGGCGGCGCAGGACGCGCTGCAGGCGCGCTGCCGGCAGGCCCGCAAGTCGCTGGAAGCGATCCCGCTGGACGATGCAGCGCTGGAAGCCATCGCCGCACGCTGCTACGCCGCCGGCATCGACGGCCTGCGCGGCGATCTGGTCTGGCTGCGCGCCGCCCGTGCCCACGCCGCCTGGCGCGGCGCCGCGGCCATCGCCCCGGAGGACATCGACACCGTGCAGGACTTCGTGCTGCGCCATCGCCATCCGCACGGCCCGGCCGCCGCGCCACCGCCGCAGTCGAACGATAGCGCCGCCGCCCCGCAGAACGATGCGGGCGGTCAGAGTGGCGAGCGCGACCCCGGCGAAGGCCAGTGGGGCGAGTTGCCGGCGCAGCCGGTGGCCATCGGCGAGCGCCGCGCGCCGCCGCGCTGGCCAAAAAAGCCCTGA
- a CDS encoding IS630 family transposase, translating into MTSDARSLSPLEQREKRAIALRMREQGYTYRAIGEAVGVHLRTVAHWVAIAEHQGKEAAIEGGQRGSLPGERRSLSSEQESLIRTLLLDTMPDQLKLDFALWTRDAVRALIALHCGFQMPIRTVGEYLKRWGYTPQRPLKRAYQQKPEAIKRWLETEYPKIEQRAKAEGGEIHWGDETGLRSDSHAGRSYAPAGRTPVREVSGSRFATNMISTVTNRGKLRFMLYRETMTAVVLIRFLGRLIRDTSGRKVFLVLDNLRVHHSKKVKAWLEGRRERIEVFFLLAYAPELNPDEYLNGDLKHQVRSGPSLKSRDALEGRVRSVMRRLQSKPERIRSYFRHPKIAYAA; encoded by the coding sequence ATGACCAGCGACGCACGAAGCCTCAGCCCCTTGGAACAGCGCGAAAAACGCGCTATCGCCCTACGCATGCGCGAGCAGGGGTATACCTACAGAGCCATCGGCGAAGCCGTTGGCGTTCATCTGCGCACGGTGGCGCATTGGGTCGCGATCGCGGAGCACCAGGGCAAAGAGGCCGCGATCGAAGGTGGCCAGCGCGGATCGCTGCCGGGGGAGCGACGCAGCCTGTCCTCCGAGCAGGAGTCACTGATTCGCACCCTGTTGCTCGACACCATGCCGGATCAGTTGAAGCTGGACTTCGCGCTCTGGACGCGTGATGCGGTGCGCGCCCTGATCGCCCTGCACTGCGGCTTTCAGATGCCTATCCGGACAGTCGGTGAATACCTCAAGCGTTGGGGCTATACCCCACAACGCCCGTTGAAGCGCGCCTACCAGCAGAAGCCCGAGGCGATAAAGCGCTGGCTGGAAACCGAGTATCCGAAGATCGAGCAGCGCGCCAAGGCCGAGGGCGGCGAGATCCACTGGGGCGATGAAACCGGCCTGCGCAGCGACAGTCATGCAGGGCGCAGCTACGCCCCGGCAGGGCGGACGCCCGTACGCGAAGTCAGCGGAAGCCGCTTTGCCACGAACATGATTTCGACGGTGACCAACCGGGGCAAGCTGCGCTTCATGCTGTACCGGGAAACCATGACAGCGGTCGTGCTGATCCGCTTCCTGGGGCGACTGATCCGGGATACCAGCGGGCGCAAGGTCTTCCTGGTCTTGGACAACCTGCGCGTGCACCACAGCAAGAAGGTCAAAGCCTGGCTGGAGGGGCGGCGCGAACGGATTGAGGTGTTCTTTCTGCTCGCCTACGCCCCCGAGCTCAACCCGGACGAATACCTGAATGGCGATCTCAAGCATCAGGTGCGCAGCGGGCCAAGTTTGAAAAGTCGGGATGCGTTGGAAGGCCGAGTCCGCTCGGTCATGCGGCGCCTTCAATCAAAGCCCGAGCGGATTCGTTCCTACTTCCGACATCCCAAAATCGCGTATGCAGCATGA
- a CDS encoding cobalt-precorrin-6A reductase codes for MNKRILLLGGIGEALAIARQLPSDAIYSLAGLGKVPTDLPCQVRVGGYGGAEGLARFIAAEGIGLLIDATHPYAAQISRNAARAAQLAGIPCWALRRPGWQTGPGDDWREVADWAELTAALAPFRRPLFTLGREPLEHLHEIPAHQHWTVRCLTAQPPAPRAEILGARGPFALDDERALMARIDCDVLISKNSGSQATEHKLQAARERGIPVLVLKRPELPKVEWEFGSGEALLVGLAEGGWR; via the coding sequence GTGAACAAGCGCATCCTGCTGCTCGGCGGCATCGGCGAGGCGCTGGCCATCGCCCGCCAGCTACCGAGCGACGCCATCTACAGCCTCGCCGGCCTCGGCAAGGTGCCGACCGACCTGCCCTGCCAGGTGCGCGTCGGCGGCTACGGCGGCGCCGAGGGGCTGGCGCGCTTCATCGCGGCTGAGGGCATCGGCCTGCTGATCGACGCCACCCACCCCTACGCCGCACAGATCAGCCGCAACGCCGCCCGCGCAGCGCAGCTCGCCGGCATCCCCTGCTGGGCCCTGCGCCGCCCCGGCTGGCAGACCGGCCCCGGCGACGACTGGCGCGAGGTGGCGGACTGGGCGGAACTGACCGCCGCCCTCGCCCCCTTCCGCCGCCCGCTGTTCACCCTCGGCCGCGAACCGCTGGAACACCTCCACGAAATCCCCGCCCACCAGCACTGGACCGTGCGCTGCCTCACCGCCCAGCCGCCCGCACCGCGCGCCGAAATCCTCGGCGCCCGCGGCCCCTTCGCACTCGACGACGAACGCGCGCTGATGGCACGCATCGACTGCGACGTGCTGATCAGCAAGAACAGCGGCAGCCAGGCCACCGAGCACAAGCTGCAGGCCGCCCGCGAGCGGGGGATTCCGGTGCTGGTGTTGAAGAGGCCGGAGTTGCCGAAGGTGGAGTGGGAATTTGGGAGTGGGGAGGCGTTGCTGGTGGGGTTGGCGGAAGGAGGTTGGCGGTGA
- a CDS encoding energy-coupling factor ABC transporter permease has protein sequence MHIEPGALNAAKVLYGHAAAIATLLIYAPRWIGRLDQIAKTLLAAVFFSLFMQAYHVPAGVSELHFIGASAIYFVFGFLPTLFGFALGLLLQGLVFDPQDLVHLGVNSLSLMLPLIAAHGLFGRRLFDSQSRRLDWQSVVRFDTVYYGGVVAMVGFWLAIGEEPLALDNWLLFAAAYAPLVLCEPLFTCLVVRLLKRWPDSAVLRRLTCVGNLRVA, from the coding sequence ATGCATATCGAACCCGGCGCGCTGAACGCCGCCAAAGTGCTCTACGGCCACGCGGCCGCCATCGCCACCTTGCTGATCTACGCTCCGCGCTGGATCGGTCGCCTCGACCAGATCGCCAAGACCCTGCTAGCGGCGGTGTTCTTCTCGCTGTTCATGCAGGCCTACCACGTCCCGGCCGGAGTCTCGGAGCTGCACTTCATCGGCGCCTCGGCGATCTACTTCGTCTTCGGCTTCCTGCCCACCCTGTTCGGCTTCGCCCTCGGCCTGCTGCTGCAGGGGCTGGTGTTCGACCCGCAGGATCTGGTCCACCTGGGCGTCAACTCGCTGTCCTTGATGCTGCCGCTGATCGCCGCCCACGGCCTGTTCGGTCGCCGCCTGTTCGACAGCCAGTCGCGCCGCCTGGACTGGCAGTCCGTGGTGCGCTTCGATACCGTCTACTACGGCGGCGTGGTGGCCATGGTCGGCTTCTGGCTGGCCATCGGCGAGGAGCCGCTGGCGCTGGACAACTGGCTGCTGTTCGCCGCCGCCTACGCGCCGCTGGTGCTCTGCGAGCCGCTGTTCACCTGCCTGGTGGTGCGCCTGCTCAAGCGCTGGCCGGACTCCGCGGTGCTGCGGCGGCTGACCTGCGTGGGCAACCTGCGCGTCGCCTGA